The following proteins are co-located in the Vibrio azureus genome:
- a CDS encoding TIGR01621 family pseudouridine synthase — protein MFDILHSHPDFVLINKHPNISVHKDDGDIMLLQEVAKQTGDEKLYLIHRLDKMTSGLLLLGRNSQAASQLSQKFAARQVEKFYLAIGAKKPKKKQGLVIGDMERTRRSAWKLNNSKQNPAVTQFFSLAAEPGERLFLCKPHTGKTHQIRVALKSVGSSIVGDPIYNPGSEADRGYLHAFCLCFSYQGEQFRFVCDPRNYDTLGYKWRDEVTAEGINSWLSPWQLNWPTLK, from the coding sequence ATGTTCGATATTTTACACTCTCATCCAGACTTTGTTCTTATCAATAAACACCCCAATATTTCCGTCCATAAAGACGATGGCGATATTATGCTTCTACAGGAAGTAGCAAAGCAGACAGGAGATGAGAAACTGTATCTTATCCATCGTTTGGATAAGATGACGTCAGGATTACTCTTATTAGGCAGAAATTCTCAGGCTGCAAGTCAATTATCTCAAAAGTTTGCTGCTCGCCAAGTTGAAAAGTTTTACCTTGCGATAGGGGCGAAAAAACCCAAAAAGAAGCAAGGCTTGGTGATCGGAGATATGGAACGTACTCGACGCTCTGCTTGGAAACTAAATAACAGCAAACAAAATCCGGCCGTTACTCAGTTCTTTTCTCTCGCAGCAGAGCCAGGGGAGCGCCTTTTTTTGTGTAAGCCTCATACCGGTAAGACTCATCAAATTCGCGTTGCTTTGAAGTCAGTGGGATCTAGCATTGTTGGTGACCCTATTTACAACCCAGGTAGTGAAGCTGATCGTGGTTATCTGCACGCATTTTGCCTTTGCTTTTCGTACCAAGGTGAACAATTTCGCTTCGTGTGTGATCCAAGAAATTATGACACGCTAGGATATAAATGGCGTGATGAAGTCACCGCCGAAGGAATAAACTCATGGCTTTCGCCTTGGCAATTGAATTGGCCTACGTTGAAATAA
- a CDS encoding class I SAM-dependent methyltransferase, whose amino-acid sequence MQASQLPLFFQHLKSELDKAPNEIRRLFHGRGRRFEGLEQLTCDWLQGQLIVNIFKAVDDDFIAGIKQGLSALTDSIVWQNKQGRSIVIQHRYADGSPSEVIYGELEAQPIVVENELRYQLDIGRNQNFGLFLDMRFGREWVRNNAQHKNVLNLFAYTCGFSVAAIAGGADKVVNVDMARASLTKGRENHKLNDHNLNKVSFMGHDIFKSWGKIKKAGQYDLIVIDPPSFQKGSFALTKDYKKILRRLPDLLAEGGQVLACVNSPSVTCDFLIESMQEEAPELTFCTRLENPPEFMDADSQAALKVMLFISK is encoded by the coding sequence ATGCAAGCATCACAACTTCCGCTGTTTTTTCAGCATTTGAAATCAGAGCTAGACAAAGCTCCAAATGAAATTCGCCGCTTATTTCATGGTCGTGGTCGTCGATTTGAAGGCTTAGAACAATTGACTTGTGATTGGTTACAAGGGCAATTGATCGTTAATATCTTTAAGGCTGTGGATGACGACTTTATTGCAGGGATTAAACAAGGACTGAGTGCGTTAACAGACTCTATAGTATGGCAAAACAAGCAAGGTCGTTCGATCGTTATACAACACCGTTATGCCGATGGCTCGCCGTCTGAAGTGATCTATGGTGAATTAGAAGCCCAACCTATCGTTGTGGAAAATGAACTGCGCTATCAATTAGATATTGGGCGTAATCAGAACTTTGGTTTGTTTTTAGATATGCGCTTCGGACGTGAATGGGTCCGTAACAACGCGCAGCATAAAAACGTTCTTAATCTATTTGCCTATACTTGCGGTTTTTCCGTTGCTGCGATTGCTGGTGGTGCGGATAAGGTTGTTAATGTTGACATGGCTCGCGCTTCACTTACCAAAGGCCGAGAAAATCATAAATTAAATGACCATAACTTAAACAAAGTGAGCTTTATGGGGCATGACATTTTTAAGTCTTGGGGGAAAATAAAGAAAGCAGGTCAGTATGATTTGATTGTGATTGATCCGCCTTCTTTTCAAAAAGGAAGTTTTGCTCTTACCAAAGACTATAAAAAGATCCTGCGTCGCTTGCCGGATTTGCTGGCAGAGGGGGGGCAAGTCTTAGCGTGTGTCAATTCACCTTCAGTGACCTGTGACTTTCTGATTGAAAGTATGCAAGAAGAAGCACCAGAGTTAACCTTTTGTACACGCTTAGAAAACCCACCTGAGTTTATGGATGCAGATAGCCAAGCGGCATTAAAAGTTATGCTATTTATCTCTAAGTAA